Part of the Quercus lobata isolate SW786 chromosome 6, ValleyOak3.0 Primary Assembly, whole genome shotgun sequence genome, attatcaagtaaATAAGTCCATCTTGTCTTAATacaatttctgaatttttttaatcaaataataaacGATGCTTGAtcttgccaagagccttgtagctcaatggCATTGCTTGGTCTCCTTCATGAGAAGAACCAGGACTTGAATCCCCCCTCCCCTACTTGTTGTAACGattgaactttcaaaaaaataaatgcctaATATTTCTAGATTATGACTAAAGGATGCACTATAATCAAGTGGAAAATAAGTAAACTTACAGAACTGTTTGTAAATATCTGAGACTTTGTCTTCCGCAAGGAGGAACTCTTCTCTGTGAAGTCACAAAGGTAAACTCATCAGCTGGACAAAGCAAGCAATGCAGCAACTTCAGTAACACATTGTTAAAAGGTGTGATCACAAGGAAAAATAGAAGTTCACCTTCATCAATGTCATCCTTTTCCCAACATACATCCAAGTAGCGCAAAGCTTTACGGTACTTTCTAAGAGCCGTTTTATGGTCTTGCTTCTGCATGTGAAGAAGTCAGGGAAAATCATGTTAACAGAAGAAAAATAACCACTTTTCGAGCAAAAGGAAGCCAAAGATGTATTTTCTGTGATATTTAAATGTATGCACAGATCATTTAGATGGCAAGCATATGTACCacatattttacaattttcctttttgaccAAACAAAGTGAATATAAATGTCAAGCAGAAACACAATTCGACATCATCTACCTTGTAATACTCATTTCCAAAAATCTTGATGTCCTCTACAGCCTTCATCCACCAAGAAATTTCATCTGGTTTGGTGTCAAGGTCAGCTGGCCAATCCGCATAAGAATCACCGTCTTTAAAGAAGTTAGATATTCCATCATCTGCCCCCTCAGGAATCTCTCCACAATCCACAATTACAACATCTTGAGAAGGAATATCACCCTCTTCAGTAGTAACGTGCTCAGCCGAACGAACCACTCCCATTCCTTTGATTACCCTCCCAAATACAACATGCTTTCCATCTAGATGAGACGTGCGAGTTGTAGTAATAAAGAACTGGGATCCATTGGTGTTAGGTCCCGAGTTAGCCATAGATAGCATTCCTTTTCTCTCATGTTTCAACTCAAAGTTTTCATCTTCAAATTTCAAGCCATAAATCGATTCTCCTCCAGTACCATCCCCAGCGGATATATCTCCACCTTGGATCATAAACCCTTTGATGATGCGATGAAAATGACCCCCCTGCATTGAAGATTTTGCtatataattaacaaaaatgaCTAAGACTTGCAAAAGACTCAATAGATAACCATATGAACTGCAAAAGTAGAGTACTTTACAACATATCAAAATGAGTTGATTGGCTTCTTAAGTGTTACAAGTAGAGTTTATGCCAGTTTTAATACACTTTTAAGTGTTACAACTGACATCTGCATAAAGATTTACATAAATAAACCCACACTCATACTCAAATCACCACCCCCTGtactccaaaaaataaaatcatgcaCAAATAGTTAATCCTTCAACTCCATCTATGTCTATGCTTAGTGTCATACACTTTGTTCACAGAGGTTGGAAGCATAAAATTTAGTCACTCTATTATGAATGGTCAATCCATGGCGGATTCATATCCAACCCCCAAAAATATTGTCAATAGTTAAGGGGCTGTTTGATAGTGTATTTTGAGCAacagtttttagtatttaaacaatattacacatatttccacACTTTTTCACACACGCGCATTttcaacgttactagaacaacattaccaacaGCCCTAATCcttcaaagaaattttttcaaaaaaataacaataaatactgATTACAAATGGAACCACATAAAAATGCATTTGTTCCTTAAAAGTGGTAGATTTCTCGCATTATTATCagttattattcatatataaaataCCAAAGATAATgacgtttaaaaaaaaataataaatagtaaaaaaattggtactgaaattgaaaattttggtaaCACAAAAACGCATGGTACGCACCGACACGGACATGGGTATTCGGTAACacgagcaatttttgaaaaattataacatgacaAGGCAGATAGAACACCGTTACGACCCCATATGAAGTTTCCATGCATCCATTCATATCACAAACAGAAACAATGCGTTGTGGTTTAAAACTGCGGAGTAACAGAGTAAAGAAATAAAAGCCAAAggtttaaaaagaagaaaaagaggggGAGGTGAGGTTTGACCTTGTAGTGAAGAGGAACACCGGTGTGAGGACCAATGCCTTTTTCGCCGGTACAGAGAGCCCTGAAATTCTCGGCGGTTTTGGGAACCACATCCTTGTACAGCTCTATCACTATCCTTCCTTCTACCTCTCCTCCTATGCTTATGTCTAGGTAGCACCGAGGGTTCGCcatttctctgtctctctctaaAACCCTAAAAGTCCCgctctcttttttaatttttgaactctAGTCTTCGTCGATGATCGCGCGTGCCGCCACACAAGTCACAATAACTATAGTCTCTACCACCGCCGCTCAGTCtataatactaataaataagCACCGTACCGTAGTAGAATCTCAAGTCTCAACAACTCTCAGGGGCAATTATTGCTAAGATACGCGGTGGTGCGCATCGTGGCCCCTTTCTGCTTTCTTTATAATTCTTAGCTACCCTGATCTGACGTGCCTAAGTTGTTCGTGTTGTTTGTGTGATCAACCACTAGTGGCCGTATGATTGTCATGTGTCATCCTAATTAGAAACCGACCCCAGCGGATAGTGTAATCTTTTactagtcaaaataaaataaaacaaaaaatagattaTAGGGCCTCCTCTAACTCGAAAAAGTAGTGTCACTAATTAAAaatgggtattttttttctaaaaaaacaaaaaataaaaatgggtaaTTCAAAATTTAGTTATTGGTTAAAATTCATTAATCATATTCATTATAATATCAGTTTATAAGTttcatgtaataaaatttttagtactTTTCAACTCAAGATAAGAgtgttgtaaaagtattgtgatattttgttggGTCTCTATACTTTCTATATTCTCTAATTAAACCctaatttggatttaaaatatcttccaattttaaatttacatcaaTTTTGTACCAAGCACATTTCTAATTGAATCATAATTTTGTGTTTGACAAATTGTCTTTACATATAAATTCATAAATCTAaactcataaaaatataaaggggttcaattagaatttattatatttttatgcaaTATTGACAAAACTTATGCACAATTCCAAATGTGTTGTACCTTATGTTATCAAATTGAATTCAATCACTTGATTATATTATCCAATAAAGCAAAAatagtattatatttttcaaggataattaaatttaaccatGTTGTTCATTGAtcaatataagtatataaccatgtggttgaatttaattgggaaacTTAAGTTGCAACATCTAAGGAgttgtatttaagttttatagTATTATAATAGTATACAACTTGTTagttataaatttaaaattaaaacaacaatTACCTCACATTATTTAGCGAGCGAATGTACATAATGAGCACTCTAGATTACAGATTCTCTCAAATACTTAAGTTttagaaaattatgaatttaaccatttaaccataattttaacactctctctctcacatgtgGGTCTAAAGAGGATGGCGGAGTACAATAAATTTGGATGCGTAGGCTAGTATTCCATCACAAGGTTTCCCAGAGGTGTAGATTATAGACTTGAAGAACTCTTTctaaatttagttttctcttcaAGGGACTAGTTCAATTATGGCCGGATATGAGTCTTTAAGTTTCTTCctctgttttttaatttctaacaataataataaaaataaaataaatatattgacAATAACTAATTGTTGAAAAATTAACATTAAACCCAATTGATTAAACCAAATTGTAatgtttctaatattttatcacaaaataaaatattgcaaTGActaccttaaaaaataaaaacagtgtGATGTTTTTAcgatatttttcacattatGATTAATTTAACatcattttcatatatttgcatcactaaaaaaaaaactttatatatatatatatagtaactTATCATctcaataatatcaaaattatatcaGTTGTAATTTGTCATCTAACTTGTcatctcattaattattaaaaaaaaaaaaattgtcatctCAATAGTCCCATTATCTTTAAgcacttttgaaaaaaatgcatgaaagtTTGTTTCGATATAGACGTTGTCTTTGGAGGGAAAGGAGGCCAAAGACaagatatttttttcaaaagcgAACAATTGACTTGTTGGCGCTTTGAGCCAATGTGGCTAGCTTATAACACCACTAGCTTGCAACCAATTATGGAGCTGTCAATCCTGACCGACTTAGGACTCGTTTGATAATGATGTTCTAATAATATGTTGTGTCCGTCTAATTTGCGCGTTTGTGTTCACGTTTGcatctgcttttttttttttttttttttttccttaacccAGCACCTTCTGTACTGTTTATAGGACATAAACAGTATAAATAGACAAAGCTACCGTGTTAAAAGAGCAAACAATATTgcagaaattatttttttattatttttgattttcaacaaaataagttgtattcaAATTCAcacattgtttgtattttttaaaaatatatataaatgaaaaaatatataaaaatacgtgtaatgttatttaaaaattaaaaacatatatttaaatacaaGTACCAACATGCTGTTAACTTTTCAACCTTACATGATTATTCCTTAAAATAATGCCCGTTTAGCCCTTTTATTTTGTCGCAGAGGAAGATCCACTCTTATTTAAATCCTTTActtctctctaatttttaattaaatttgtgaCACGTTGCATTTACTTGATCATGTATTGTTtacatgagttttttttttttttttaaatgccacgTCTCATATGCGTCGCATCCAGTTTCGAAACACCAACCCCctccctcccttttttttctctgaatttgcATATCTTTCTCctaattaaaatctaatatGAATTAAGTGTAACCATCTGATGCTATTAATACAACCAGAGTTATTCCTTTCAACATTTATCAAAGGTAGCTTACAGACCAGCATTTTCTACGTACTAGTTACAGCCTTTCAACGCTTTTGAAGACCATCCATATCACATACAATTACAAAGGTTTTTAGTTCACCACCCTACAGTTCTTCCTAATCTCTCCAGTTTGTCCAGTAAGTACACCTATGTTGGCCATCTTCACCATTGATGCTCCAAAATCCCGGGAGAAAGAGTAAGAGAATTTGCTGTAGTAAGTGACCAGTGAAGCAGTTTTATTGTTCCCCATAAGAGCTTGATCTGACTGAAGTAGCCCTGAGTTGCTCACAAGGTTTGTGTAATAGCTATTATCAAATTTGTCCGAAGTGACTGGATCCAAGGGAGCTAATTTTGTGTCAGAATCAGCTTGGTTTGGGCACACGCTCTGCAACTTTTGTAGGAGGGATCCATCAAGGGTTGGATCAGGTTTACCAGACTTGGCAAAGTCGAAAAGCCTTGGCTTGAATGTAAAGCATTGAGCAAAACCAATAGTGTGCGCACCTGTAATATTAATGAGCATAtgaattaatgaaaaatattttgactaGAATAGTGGTTACTACACCTTACATAGTTACATTCCAAAAGCAGGAAATTTTCTTAATGTAAAAGCATGCAAGCTTATTTTTTAGTGAAGCAGAAATATGGCAAGGTGACTGTTATATATATGAAGTCTATGTTGCACACCTGATAGCAGCACTAAATCCTTTATATCCAGACCCTTTGAAGTAAATTTTGCGGTGATATTTTCTAATGGCTCAAAAGGGCTTGGCAACTGATCATTAGCTGCACTCTGACTCGCTGTTGTGCCATCTCGGCGACCCAAGGGTacagcccaaaaaaaatattgacctCCAGCCTGAGAAAAAACATAATGAAGGACTaaaataaatacacacacaaaaagaagaagaggagataCATATAGGATCACAAATGGATATTAGAGGTTTTGAATGGTGATTCTTAATAATTTAAACGAAGTATATAGGACTTTCTTACTAGATAAACAGCTTCTCTTGCTACAAGAGTTAGTATATCAGCACAAGAAACTGTGGATGGGCAAGCTTTCTCCAAAGTAGCCTTGATTGTGTCGATAACCTCAAAGCCTCTAGCTGAATCTTTGTTAGGCGATGCATTTTTCTCCCCCGTAAATGTGGTGGTATCATCAAGTAACAATGATCCATCACATCCCTttgaccaaaatgaaaaaacaattttgcAGTTAGTTTCTAAGAAATGGAGTCAAAACAATTCATATTGCTAACCAGTAGTATAACAAGCAGCATTAGGACTAATTTAGCAATTTCCGTTCGAACCTTTTTTTGTACGTCTTAATAAGCTTGTCATACTACATCTAAAATGAACACATGgcattatatatatgataaggGTCCAGATATGAAGGGAGTATGAATTGAAATTCCTAGTGTGAAATGATTATAAAGTTCCAATAATCTCTAGAAGTCAACAAAACTCTTTTATCTTTCACTCCTACTAAGTAGGAACCATTTTCAGTTTGTGACTTCTAGTGACTACTTTAATGGGGATAGCATAGCATTTAGGGtgttttacaaaaattaaacaactaaACAAAGCAGGATAATAGGTTTACATTAACAAAACAATCGTGGAAGTGAAGCCGCAAGAGTGAGGCTGCAATCCTAGTATCATTTGCAATGGCTGACCAGACAGTTTTTCGAACAATATATGTCAGATTGGGACAAGTGGAATCATAGAATTTATAATCAAGTTGGCAGGATACAGGAGGACTTAGGATCAGGAGGCAAAACAAGGccacaaagaaaagtttgtagGGATTTTGATCCATATCTTAAAAAGTGAACAAAGTATGTGAATGCTCACTAATGCTGTGTGACAATAAGTTGGAAGTACAAGCAATTTATAAACAGGCAATCAAAGGACAACGCCTGCTAATTATCAATTAACTTTCGTGAAGGGTGGCAGATCCACTAGGGTTGTCCCTATCAGTTAATTAAAGTTTGGTACAATTCCACATTTCTGTTAATGGGGGAAGAACTCAGCTAACCCCACTTCCTTGAAATTAGAACTACTAAAGTGGCAGGATGATGTATTTCACTGGTACTAAAAGACCACTATTAGATGGTTATCAACACTCGAA contains:
- the LOC115950555 gene encoding peroxidase 10-like, with the protein product MDQNPYKLFFVALFCLLILSPPVSCQLDYKFYDSTCPNLTYIVRKTVWSAIANDTRIAASLLRLHFHDCFVNGCDGSLLLDDTTTFTGEKNASPNKDSARGFEVIDTIKATLEKACPSTVSCADILTLVAREAVYLAGGQYFFWAVPLGRRDGTTASQSAANDQLPSPFEPLENITAKFTSKGLDIKDLVLLSGAHTIGFAQCFTFKPRLFDFAKSGKPDPTLDGSLLQKLQSVCPNQADSDTKLAPLDPVTSDKFDNSYYTNLVSNSGLLQSDQALMGNNKTASLVTYYSKFSYSFSRDFGASMVKMANIGVLTGQTGEIRKNCRVVN
- the LOC115950505 gene encoding peptidyl-prolyl cis-trans isomerase CYP40-like, encoding MANPRCYLDISIGGEVEGRIVIELYKDVVPKTAENFRALCTGEKGIGPHTGVPLHYKGGHFHRIIKGFMIQGGDISAGDGTGGESIYGLKFEDENFELKHERKGMLSMANSGPNTNGSQFFITTTRTSHLDGKHVVFGRVIKGMGVVRSAEHVTTEEGDIPSQDVVIVDCGEIPEGADDGISNFFKDGDSYADWPADLDTKPDEISWWMKAVEDIKIFGNEYYKKQDHKTALRKYRKALRYLDVCWEKDDIDEEKSSSLRKTKSQIFTNSSACKLKLGDLKGALLDTDFAMRDGEDNVKALFRQGQAHMALNDIDSAVESFKKASELEPNDGGIKKELAAARKKIADRRDQEKKAYSRMFQ